Below is a genomic region from Cetobacterium somerae ATCC BAA-474.
GTAAGTGAAACACTTCCTGTCCTCCATGAGTATTGCAGTTTGCAATAACTCTATATCCATCTTCAGAAATATTTAAATCCTTAGCAATATCTTTAATAGCTAGATACATAGCAGTTAAATATTCAGAATCCTCAGCAGTAATATCATTTAAAGTTGGTATCTCTTTTTTAGGTACAACTAGAATATGAATTGGAGCTTGAGGATTTATATCTTTAAAAGCTATAACTTTATCATTTTCAAAAATGATAGAAGCTGGAATCTCTCTATTTATAATTTTAGTAAATATAGTAGCCATTGTATTTTACTCCTTTAATAAAAGATTAAAGTTCGATAGCTTGGATTCTTGTTAAGTGTCTTCCACCTAAGAATTCAGTTTTTAAGAATTCGTCTACAATTTCAAGAGCTAAAACGTCTCCAGTCATTCTAGCACCAAGGGCAAGAATGTTAGCGTCGTTATGCTCTCTAGTTAATTTAGCCATAGTAGTATTTGAACATAAAGCTGCTCTTATTCCTTTAAATCTGTTGGCTGCAATTGAAATTCCAATTCCAGTACCACAAATAAGGATACCAAAATCTGCTTCTTTATTAAGAATAGAGTTAGCTACAGCTTTTGCATAAACAGGATAATCAACTGATTCAGTTGAATAACATCCTTTATCTAAAACTTCAAATCCTTTATCTTCTAAGTGTTTCTTAACAATCTCTTTTAAAGCAAATCCACCATGATCTGCACCTAAAGCTATTTTCATCTATTTATACTCCTTAATTCTTATAGTAATAATTAGTCTTCAAAACCGTGGAAATGAGGATGTCCGTGCTCAATCTCCTCTTCAGTAGCGTCTCTAACATCAGAAACAGTAACTTCAAATCTTAAATCTTTACCTGCAAAAGGATGGTTTCCATCTGCTGTGATAATTTCATCTTCGATTTTTGTGATGATAAATGATTGCTCAGAACCATCATCCATATCAGCTATAAAGTCAAGTCCTTCATAGATATCATCAAATTCAACAAACTCAGATTTTTCCATATCAACGATTAAATCCTCGTCGTACTCTCCGTATCCTTCTTCTGGAGTTAATTCAATAGTAGTAGTATATCCTTTTTCTTTTCCTTCTAAAGCTTCTTCGATAGCTGGAACAAAGTTTCCAAATCCGTGGATATAGAAAAATGGTC
It encodes:
- a CDS encoding histidine triad nucleotide-binding protein, with the protein product MATIFTKIINREIPASIIFENDKVIAFKDINPQAPIHILVVPKKEIPTLNDITAEDSEYLTAMYLAIKDIAKDLNISEDGYRVIANCNTHGGQEVFHLHFHLLGGQHLGPMLSI
- the rpiB gene encoding ribose 5-phosphate isomerase B: MKIALGADHGGFALKEIVKKHLEDKGFEVLDKGCYSTESVDYPVYAKAVANSILNKEADFGILICGTGIGISIAANRFKGIRAALCSNTTMAKLTREHNDANILALGARMTGDVLALEIVDEFLKTEFLGGRHLTRIQAIEL
- a CDS encoding FKBP-type peptidyl-prolyl cis-trans isomerase; translation: MKIEEGKVVTLEFKVYDKNNGELLEDTQDVGPFFYIHGFGNFVPAIEEALEGKEKGYTTTIELTPEEGYGEYDEDLIVDMEKSEFVEFDDIYEGLDFIADMDDGSEQSFIITKIEDEIITADGNHPFAGKDLRFEVTVSDVRDATEEEIEHGHPHFHGFED